A genomic stretch from Falco naumanni isolate bFalNau1 chromosome 4, bFalNau1.pat, whole genome shotgun sequence includes:
- the AIMP2 gene encoding aminoacyl tRNA synthase complex-interacting multifunctional protein 2: protein MPMYRLRPFHRVGGEVLAEQLPTCMYRLPSLHRRPSPAASPPPQEEVDPSLQALESRQEEILKRLYELKSAVDGLSKMIQTPDADFDVTNIIQTDEGSPLTANGADLDLMLGKDYGALKDVVINANPSLPPLSLLVLHSLLCERFKILSAVHTHSSVKSVPENLMKCFGEQTTKQPRHEYQLGFTLIWKDVPKPQMKFSVQTMCPIEGEGNIARFLFSLFGQKYNAVTSTLIDSWVDTAIFQLKEGSSKEKGAVLRSMNAALGKTAWLVGNELTVADIVAWCALQQTGSANAAPANVQKWMKSCENLAPFGSVMKLLK, encoded by the exons ATGCCCATGTACCGGCTGAGGCCCTTCCACAGGGTGGGCGGGGAGGTGCTGGCGGAGCAGCTGCCCACCTGCATGTACCgcctgcccagcctgcaccGCCGCCCCTCACCCGCAgcctcgccgccgccgcag gAAGAAGTTGACCCATCACTTCAAGCACTTGAATCCCGCCAGGAAGAGATTCTAAAACGCTTGTATGAACTGAAGAGTGCTGTCGATGGTCTCTCAAAGATGATCCAAACCCCAGATGCTGATTTTGATGTAACTAATATCATTCAAACCGATGAAGGTTCCCCTTTGACAGCAAATGGAGCAGACTTAGATTTGATGCTTGGGAAG GATTATGGTGCCCTGAAAGATGTTGTAATCAACGCCAACCCTTCTCTACCTCCACTATCATTACTAGTACTGCACAGTCTGCTGTGTGAACGCTTTAAAATACTATCAGCAGTTCACACGCATTCATCTGTGAAAAGTGTGCCAGAAAACCTCATGAAATGCTTTGGAGAGCAGACTACGAAGCAGCCACGTCATGAGTATCAGTTGGGCTTTACTCTTATTTGGAAGGATG ttcCAAAACCCCAGATGAAGTTTAGCGTTCAAACAATGTGCCCTATTGAAGGAGAAGGGAACATCGCtagatttctcttttccctgtttgGCCAGAAGTACAACGCAGTTACTTCAACTTTGATTGACAGCTGGGTCGATACCGCCATCTTCCAGCTAAAAGAAGGTAGCAGTAAGGAAAAAGGAGCAGTCTTGCGCTCTATGAATGCTGCTCTGGGCAAGACAGCGTGGCTGGTGGGAAATGAACTCACCGTAGCAGACATTGTTGCGTGGTGTGCGCTTCAGCAGACAGGTAGTGCAAATGCTGCCCCAGCCAATGTGCAAAAATGGATGAAGTCGTGTGAGAACTTGGCACCTTTTGGCTCTGTTATGAAGCTACTGAAGTAA
- the PMS2 gene encoding mismatch repair endonuclease PMS2 isoform X2, which translates to MDAAAPCLQPAGAIKPIDRKSVHRICSGQVVLSLGTAVKELVENSLDAGATNIDIKLKDHGAELIEVSDNGGGVEEENFEGLTLKHYTSKMQDFSDLIHVETFGFRGEALSSLCALSDVTIFTCHKSAKVGTRLVFDHNGKITQKTPFPRQQGTTVNIQQLFYTLPVRHKEFQRNIKKEYAKMVQLLQAYCIVSKGVRINCTNQVGQGKKSPVVSTAGSSSLKENIGAVFGQKQLQSLIPFVQLPPNDAVCEEYGLNTTDMPQHLYSITGFISRCDHGVGRSATDRQFFFINQRPCDPARVVKLVNEVYHLYNKHQYPFVVLNICVDSECVDINVTPDKRQILLQEEKLLLAILKTSLMEMFGSDINKLNVNQTLLDVAGNLTKTLPEEREKPQAEMLPDSETENPSGEGKRIMSLARLRESFSLHQMTEGNFRSPKKVKQQQSSRRQMSLDTTLSTVKTQKSALTKEPESCHEMNSKMSIPSRYLRKSEDNADSGFCSISESDARCSTPEAGSCTNIESVINSSEEEFCSSEEQLQNECLKTVGCSEQLLECDVQVLGAEHKLNQVNDWTNQNQLSQEASSSFPRVRCLKSRSFKSEACDFKAGKCPEAKNTMNDMPTVDVLVEVKKKTVPLEFSMKVLTEKVKKVIRQKQKSTETQNYRRFKAKISPGENKVAEDELRKEISMLLMRNTTLRCYSNTLFFKVRS; encoded by the exons ATGGATGCGGCTGCGCCCTG CCTGCAGCCGGCCGGAGCCATCAAGCCCATCGACCGCAAGTCCGTCCATCGGATCTGTTCGGGGCAGGTGGTGCTGAGTCTCGGCACTGCCGTGAAAGAGCTAGTGGAAAACAGCCTGGATGCTGGAGCCACCAACATCG ATATAAAACTTAaagatcatggagcagaacTGATAGAGGTTTCAGATAATGGAGGTGGAGTGGAAGAGGAGAACTTTGAAGGCTTGA ctctgaaacATTATACATCAAAGATGCAAGATTTTTCCGATCTAATACATGTTGAAACATTTGGGTTTCGAGGTGAAGCGCTGAGTTCACTGTGTGCATTAAG TGATGTCACCATTTTTACCTGTCATAAGTCAGCAAAGGTTGGGACTCGTCTGGTATTTGATCACAATGGTAAAATTACTCAGAAAACTCCTTTTCCACGACAACAAGGAACAACAGTTAACATACAGCAGTTGTTTTATACTTTGCCAGTGCGGCATAAGgaatttcaaagaaacattaaaaag gaATATGCAAAAATGGTCCAGCTATTGCAGGCATACTGTATTGTTTCAAAAGGAGTGCGGATTAACTGCACTAATCAAGTtggccaaggaaaaaaaagccctgtggTATCCACTGCTGGAAGTTCTAGtttgaaggaaaacattggAGCAGTATTTGGGCAAAAACAG ttgcagAGCCTCATTCCTTTTGTTCAGCTACCTCCTAATGACGCTGTTTGTGAAGAATATGGACTCAACACCACTGACATGCCACAACATCTTTACAG TATTACAGGCTTCATTTCTCGCTGTGATCATGGTGTTGGAAGGAGTGCAACAGACAGACAGTTTTTCTTTATCAACCAACGTCCATGTGATCCAGCAAGG GTTGTCAAGCTTGTGAATGAAGTTTATCACTTATACAATAAACACCAGTATCCATTTGTTGTCCTTAATATTTGTGTAGATTCTG aGTGTGTTGACATCAATGTAACTCCAGACAAAAGACAAATTTTACTTCAGgaggaaaagcttttattaGCAATTTTAAAAACGTCTCTGATGGAGATGTTTGGTAGTGATATTAACAAACTGAATGTCAATCAGACACTTCTTGACGTTGCAG GCAACCTGACGAAGACACTTcctgaagagagagaaaagcctCAGGCAGAAATGCTGCCTGACTCTGAGACTGAAAATCCAAGTggtgaaggaaaaagaataatgagTCTTGCCAGATTAAGGGAGTCATTCTCTCTCCATCAAATGACAGAGGGTAATTTTCGGAGCCCTAAAAAggtaaaacagcagcagagctcccgTAGACAAATGTCACTTGATACCACTTTGAGTACTGTAAAGACTCAAAAGTCTGCCTTGACTAAGGAGCCTGAGAGTTGTCATGAGATGAACTCAAAGATGTCAATTCCCAGCAGATACTTGAGAAAATCAGAAGATAATGCAGATTCTGGATTCTGTAGCATTTCTGAGTCAGATGCCAGATGTAGTACACCAGAAGCTGGGAGTTGCACCAATATTGAAAGTGTAATTAATTCTTCTGAAGAAGAATTCTGTAGCTCGGAAGAACAACTTCAAAATGAATGTCTTAAAACTGTTGGATGTAGTGAGCAGTTATTGGAATGTGATGTTCAGGTCTTGGGTGCTGAACATAAGTTAAATCAAGTGAATGACTGGACTAATCAAAATCAGTTATCTCAAGAAGCCAGTAGCTCTTTCCCAAGAGTAAGatgtttgaaaagcagaagcttTAAAAGTGAAGCATGTGACTTCAAGGCAGGTAAATGTCCTGAAGCGAAGAATACCATGAACGATATGCCAACTGTTGATGTACTGGtagaagttaaaaagaaaactgttccaCTTGAATTCTCTATGAAGGTTTtaacagaaaaggtaaaaaaggtaATAAggcaaaaacagaaaagtacagaaacacaaaattacagaagatttaaagcaaaaattagtCCTGGAGAAAATAAAGTAGCAGAAGATGAATTGAGAAAAGAGATCAG CATGCTACTGATGAGAAATACAACTTTGAGATGTTACAGCAACACACTGTTCTTCAAGGTCAGAAGCTGA
- the PMS2 gene encoding mismatch repair endonuclease PMS2 isoform X1, with product MDAAAPCLQPAGAIKPIDRKSVHRICSGQVVLSLGTAVKELVENSLDAGATNIDIKLKDHGAELIEVSDNGGGVEEENFEGLTLKHYTSKMQDFSDLIHVETFGFRGEALSSLCALSDVTIFTCHKSAKVGTRLVFDHNGKITQKTPFPRQQGTTVNIQQLFYTLPVRHKEFQRNIKKEYAKMVQLLQAYCIVSKGVRINCTNQVGQGKKSPVVSTAGSSSLKENIGAVFGQKQLQSLIPFVQLPPNDAVCEEYGLNTTDMPQHLYSITGFISRCDHGVGRSATDRQFFFINQRPCDPARVVKLVNEVYHLYNKHQYPFVVLNICVDSECVDINVTPDKRQILLQEEKLLLAILKTSLMEMFGSDINKLNVNQTLLDVAGNLTKTLPEEREKPQAEMLPDSETENPSGEGKRIMSLARLRESFSLHQMTEGNFRSPKKVKQQQSSRRQMSLDTTLSTVKTQKSALTKEPESCHEMNSKMSIPSRYLRKSEDNADSGFCSISESDARCSTPEAGSCTNIESVINSSEEEFCSSEEQLQNECLKTVGCSEQLLECDVQVLGAEHKLNQVNDWTNQNQLSQEASSSFPRVRCLKSRSFKSEACDFKAGKCPEAKNTMNDMPTVDVLVEVKKKTVPLEFSMKVLTEKVKKVIRQKQKSTETQNYRRFKAKISPGENKVAEDELRKEISKEMFAKMEIIGQFNLGFIIAKLNSDLFIIDQHATDEKYNFEMLQQHTVLQGQKLIVPQNLNLTAVNETVLIENLEIFRKNGFDFVINENAPVTQRIKLISLPTSKNWTFGPQDIDELIFMLSDCPGVMCRPSRVRQMFASRACRKSVMIGTALNVQEMRKLINHMGEIEHPWNCPHGRPTMRHIVSLDLISPE from the exons ATGGATGCGGCTGCGCCCTG CCTGCAGCCGGCCGGAGCCATCAAGCCCATCGACCGCAAGTCCGTCCATCGGATCTGTTCGGGGCAGGTGGTGCTGAGTCTCGGCACTGCCGTGAAAGAGCTAGTGGAAAACAGCCTGGATGCTGGAGCCACCAACATCG ATATAAAACTTAaagatcatggagcagaacTGATAGAGGTTTCAGATAATGGAGGTGGAGTGGAAGAGGAGAACTTTGAAGGCTTGA ctctgaaacATTATACATCAAAGATGCAAGATTTTTCCGATCTAATACATGTTGAAACATTTGGGTTTCGAGGTGAAGCGCTGAGTTCACTGTGTGCATTAAG TGATGTCACCATTTTTACCTGTCATAAGTCAGCAAAGGTTGGGACTCGTCTGGTATTTGATCACAATGGTAAAATTACTCAGAAAACTCCTTTTCCACGACAACAAGGAACAACAGTTAACATACAGCAGTTGTTTTATACTTTGCCAGTGCGGCATAAGgaatttcaaagaaacattaaaaag gaATATGCAAAAATGGTCCAGCTATTGCAGGCATACTGTATTGTTTCAAAAGGAGTGCGGATTAACTGCACTAATCAAGTtggccaaggaaaaaaaagccctgtggTATCCACTGCTGGAAGTTCTAGtttgaaggaaaacattggAGCAGTATTTGGGCAAAAACAG ttgcagAGCCTCATTCCTTTTGTTCAGCTACCTCCTAATGACGCTGTTTGTGAAGAATATGGACTCAACACCACTGACATGCCACAACATCTTTACAG TATTACAGGCTTCATTTCTCGCTGTGATCATGGTGTTGGAAGGAGTGCAACAGACAGACAGTTTTTCTTTATCAACCAACGTCCATGTGATCCAGCAAGG GTTGTCAAGCTTGTGAATGAAGTTTATCACTTATACAATAAACACCAGTATCCATTTGTTGTCCTTAATATTTGTGTAGATTCTG aGTGTGTTGACATCAATGTAACTCCAGACAAAAGACAAATTTTACTTCAGgaggaaaagcttttattaGCAATTTTAAAAACGTCTCTGATGGAGATGTTTGGTAGTGATATTAACAAACTGAATGTCAATCAGACACTTCTTGACGTTGCAG GCAACCTGACGAAGACACTTcctgaagagagagaaaagcctCAGGCAGAAATGCTGCCTGACTCTGAGACTGAAAATCCAAGTggtgaaggaaaaagaataatgagTCTTGCCAGATTAAGGGAGTCATTCTCTCTCCATCAAATGACAGAGGGTAATTTTCGGAGCCCTAAAAAggtaaaacagcagcagagctcccgTAGACAAATGTCACTTGATACCACTTTGAGTACTGTAAAGACTCAAAAGTCTGCCTTGACTAAGGAGCCTGAGAGTTGTCATGAGATGAACTCAAAGATGTCAATTCCCAGCAGATACTTGAGAAAATCAGAAGATAATGCAGATTCTGGATTCTGTAGCATTTCTGAGTCAGATGCCAGATGTAGTACACCAGAAGCTGGGAGTTGCACCAATATTGAAAGTGTAATTAATTCTTCTGAAGAAGAATTCTGTAGCTCGGAAGAACAACTTCAAAATGAATGTCTTAAAACTGTTGGATGTAGTGAGCAGTTATTGGAATGTGATGTTCAGGTCTTGGGTGCTGAACATAAGTTAAATCAAGTGAATGACTGGACTAATCAAAATCAGTTATCTCAAGAAGCCAGTAGCTCTTTCCCAAGAGTAAGatgtttgaaaagcagaagcttTAAAAGTGAAGCATGTGACTTCAAGGCAGGTAAATGTCCTGAAGCGAAGAATACCATGAACGATATGCCAACTGTTGATGTACTGGtagaagttaaaaagaaaactgttccaCTTGAATTCTCTATGAAGGTTTtaacagaaaaggtaaaaaaggtaATAAggcaaaaacagaaaagtacagaaacacaaaattacagaagatttaaagcaaaaattagtCCTGGAGAAAATAAAGTAGCAGAAGATGAATTGAGAAAAGAGATCAG taaagaaatgtttgcaaaaatGGAAATCATTGGCCAGTTCAATTTAGGGTTTATAATAGCAAAGTTGAATTCTGATCTTTTCATAATTGACCAGCATGCTACTGATGAGAAATACAACTTTGAGATGTTACAGCAACACACTGTTCTTCAAGGTCAGAAGCTGATAGT gcCTCAAAATCTCAATTTAACAGCTGTAAATGAAACTGTATTGATTGAAAACCtggaaatattcagaaaaaatggGTTTGATTTTGTCATAAATGAAAATG CTCCTGTAACacaaagaattaaattaatatcATTGCCAACAAGCAAAAACTGGACTTTTGGTCCACAAGACATAGATGAGCTGATCTTCATGTTGAGTGACTGCCCTGGAGTCATGTGTAGGCCCTCCAGGGTCAGACAGATGTTTGCTTCTCGAGCTTGCAGGAAGTCT GTGATGATTGGAACTGCATTGAATGTGcaggaaatgagaaaactgaTCAACCATATGGGTGAGATTGAGCATCCCTGGAACTGCCCCCATGGAAGGCCTACTATGAGACACATAGTCAGTTTAGACTTGATTTCACCAGAATAA
- the PMS2 gene encoding mismatch repair endonuclease PMS2 isoform X3, with product MDAAAPCLQPAGAIKPIDRKSVHRICSGQVVLSLGTAVKELVENSLDAGATNIDIKLKDHGAELIEVSDNGGGVEEENFEGLTLKHYTSKMQDFSDLIHVETFGFRGEALSSLCALSDVTIFTCHKSAKVGTRLVFDHNGKITQKTPFPRQQGTTVNIQQLFYTLPVRHKEFQRNIKKEYAKMVQLLQAYCIVSKGVRINCTNQVGQGKKSPVVSTAGSSSLKENIGAVFGQKQLQSLIPFVQLPPNDAVCEEYGLNTTDMPQHLYSITGFISRCDHGVGRSATDRQFFFINQRPCDPARVVKLVNEVYHLYNKHQYPFVVLNICVDSECVDINVTPDKRQILLQEEKLLLAILKTSLMEMFGSDINKLNVNQTLLDVAGNLTKTLPEEREKPQAEMLPDSETENPSGEGKRIMSLARLRESFSLHQMTEGNFRSPKKHATDEKYNFEMLQQHTVLQGQKLIVPQNLNLTAVNETVLIENLEIFRKNGFDFVINENAPVTQRIKLISLPTSKNWTFGPQDIDELIFMLSDCPGVMCRPSRVRQMFASRACRKSVMIGTALNVQEMRKLINHMGEIEHPWNCPHGRPTMRHIVSLDLISPE from the exons ATGGATGCGGCTGCGCCCTG CCTGCAGCCGGCCGGAGCCATCAAGCCCATCGACCGCAAGTCCGTCCATCGGATCTGTTCGGGGCAGGTGGTGCTGAGTCTCGGCACTGCCGTGAAAGAGCTAGTGGAAAACAGCCTGGATGCTGGAGCCACCAACATCG ATATAAAACTTAaagatcatggagcagaacTGATAGAGGTTTCAGATAATGGAGGTGGAGTGGAAGAGGAGAACTTTGAAGGCTTGA ctctgaaacATTATACATCAAAGATGCAAGATTTTTCCGATCTAATACATGTTGAAACATTTGGGTTTCGAGGTGAAGCGCTGAGTTCACTGTGTGCATTAAG TGATGTCACCATTTTTACCTGTCATAAGTCAGCAAAGGTTGGGACTCGTCTGGTATTTGATCACAATGGTAAAATTACTCAGAAAACTCCTTTTCCACGACAACAAGGAACAACAGTTAACATACAGCAGTTGTTTTATACTTTGCCAGTGCGGCATAAGgaatttcaaagaaacattaaaaag gaATATGCAAAAATGGTCCAGCTATTGCAGGCATACTGTATTGTTTCAAAAGGAGTGCGGATTAACTGCACTAATCAAGTtggccaaggaaaaaaaagccctgtggTATCCACTGCTGGAAGTTCTAGtttgaaggaaaacattggAGCAGTATTTGGGCAAAAACAG ttgcagAGCCTCATTCCTTTTGTTCAGCTACCTCCTAATGACGCTGTTTGTGAAGAATATGGACTCAACACCACTGACATGCCACAACATCTTTACAG TATTACAGGCTTCATTTCTCGCTGTGATCATGGTGTTGGAAGGAGTGCAACAGACAGACAGTTTTTCTTTATCAACCAACGTCCATGTGATCCAGCAAGG GTTGTCAAGCTTGTGAATGAAGTTTATCACTTATACAATAAACACCAGTATCCATTTGTTGTCCTTAATATTTGTGTAGATTCTG aGTGTGTTGACATCAATGTAACTCCAGACAAAAGACAAATTTTACTTCAGgaggaaaagcttttattaGCAATTTTAAAAACGTCTCTGATGGAGATGTTTGGTAGTGATATTAACAAACTGAATGTCAATCAGACACTTCTTGACGTTGCAG GCAACCTGACGAAGACACTTcctgaagagagagaaaagcctCAGGCAGAAATGCTGCCTGACTCTGAGACTGAAAATCCAAGTggtgaaggaaaaagaataatgagTCTTGCCAGATTAAGGGAGTCATTCTCTCTCCATCAAATGACAGAGGGTAATTTTCGGAGCCCTAAAAAg CATGCTACTGATGAGAAATACAACTTTGAGATGTTACAGCAACACACTGTTCTTCAAGGTCAGAAGCTGATAGT gcCTCAAAATCTCAATTTAACAGCTGTAAATGAAACTGTATTGATTGAAAACCtggaaatattcagaaaaaatggGTTTGATTTTGTCATAAATGAAAATG CTCCTGTAACacaaagaattaaattaatatcATTGCCAACAAGCAAAAACTGGACTTTTGGTCCACAAGACATAGATGAGCTGATCTTCATGTTGAGTGACTGCCCTGGAGTCATGTGTAGGCCCTCCAGGGTCAGACAGATGTTTGCTTCTCGAGCTTGCAGGAAGTCT GTGATGATTGGAACTGCATTGAATGTGcaggaaatgagaaaactgaTCAACCATATGGGTGAGATTGAGCATCCCTGGAACTGCCCCCATGGAAGGCCTACTATGAGACACATAGTCAGTTTAGACTTGATTTCACCAGAATAA
- the LOC121086887 gene encoding radial spoke head 10 homolog B2-like isoform X3 encodes MAKDKKKDGKKAEKPVRPPIPAQDTAAESRATKPTELQTVVKGVEETQAIPVIADKESEGVKEPPIQDVPQYYEEAVLTQVVVKSYEGEKVRGLYEGEGFAYFEGGNTYKGMFSEGLMHGQGTYTWADGVKYEGTFVKNVQMFSGRYTWNDGSIYEGSIKNGVRHGFGFFRSGTRPVSYIGYWCKGKRHGKGIVYYDQEHTSWYSGNWVNNIKEGWGMRCYKSGNIYEGQWEKNVRHGKGRMRWLTANQEYMGQWVYGVQHGCGTHIWFLKRMPASQYPLRNEYIGDFVNGERHGRGKFIYASGAVYDGEWVCNKKQGKGKFVFKNGHVYEGEFIDDRIAQYPNFRVDAMNTKELNAICTGGNFGTVINGSENTSILGSDIELDVSSVLDLLPREERHEELKQVEFAVLRQITELRRIYTFYSGLGCDHSLDNAFLMTKLQFWRFLKDCQFHHSTLTLAEMDRLLSGDKTPLEEIHCPHGSLLFRTFLSYIIRLAFHIYHEEHREKGSCLHKCFLEMMSRNVIPAACHIQGTLFSEERCTVFALSYIDKCWEIYRAFCRPSTKPPFEPTMKMRHFLWMLNDFKLLSKQLTASKLVEILVKDGPSLHDSNSTNLEPELVFLEFVEALLDCASVYVTSNMIKEQVARDNEKRSSFRIESLSEGTTNVSPYPEYSLSQPLRPCEDRGHPLQGFLLGDTKDVPSLFNWDAERGQDFCPATELTA; translated from the exons ATGGCAAAGGATAAGAAGAAAGATGGcaagaaggcagaaaaaccTGTGCGTCCTCCTATTCCTGCACAAGATACTGCAGCTGAGAGTAGGGCAACAAAGCCGACAGAATTGCAAACCGTGGTGAAAGGAGTGGAAGAGACACAGGCAATTCCAGTGATAGCAGATAAAGAGTCAGAGGGGGTAAAGGAACCTCCGATTCAAGATGTTCCTCAATACTATGAGGAGGCTGTTCTGACTCAAGTGGTTGTAAAAAG ctATGAAGGTGAAAAAGTCCGTGGATTGTATGAGGGTGAAGGATTTGCATATTTTGAGGGGGGAAATACATACAAG GGCATGTTTTCTGAAGGGCTTATGCATGGACAAGGGACTTACACGTGGGCTGATGGTGTGAAGTACGAG GGAACATTTGTTAAGAATGTGCAGATGTTTAGTGGCCGTTATACATGGAATGATGGCAGCATTTATGAAGGATCTATCAAGAATGGAGTTAGACATGGATTTGGATTTTTCAGGAGTGGTACTCGTCCCGTTTCTTACATTGGCTATTGGTGTAAAGGCAAAAGACATGGCAAG GGTATTGTTTATTATGATCAGGAACATACTTCTTGGTATTCAGGCAACTGGGTAAATAACATCAAAGAAGGATGGGGAATGAGATG CTATAAGTCTGGAAATATCTATGAAGGTCAGTGGGAGAAAAATGTACGtcatggaaaaggaagaatgagATGGTTGACAGCTAATCAAGAGTATATGGGACAGTGGGTGTATGGCGTACAG CATGGATGTGGCACCCACATATGGTTTTTGAAGAGAATGCCAGCGTCTCAGTATCCTTTAAGGAATGAATACATAGGTGATTTTGTAAATGGGGAACGACATGGACGTGGGAAGTTCATATATGCCAGTGGAGCAGTGTATGATGGTGAATGGGTTTGTAATAAGAAGCAAGGCAAG GGCAAGTTTGTCTTCAAGAATGGTCATGTTTATGAAGGAGAGTTCATAGATGATCGTATAGCACAATATCCTAATTTTCGAGTGGATGCAATGAATACAAAAGAGCTGAATGCCATTTGCACGGGAGGTAATTTTGGCACTG TCATCAATGGCtcagaaaatacttctattCTGGGATCAGATATTGAGTTGGACGTATCTTCAGTGCTTGACTTGTTGCCAAGGGAAGAGAGACATGAAGAGCTGAAACAA GTAGAATTTGCAGTGTTGAGGCAGATTACAGAACTGAGAAGAATTTACACCTTCTACAGTGGCTTAGGCTGCGATCATTCTCTTGACAACGCCTTCCTCATGACTAAGCTTCAGTTTTGGAGATTTCTGAAGGACTGCCAGTTCCATCACTCCACCCTAACTCTTGCTGAAATGGATCGGCTATTGAGTG GTGATAAAACACCACTTGAGGAGATACATTGCCCACATGGGAGTTTACTGTTCAGAACATTTTTATCTTACATTATTCGCCTAGCATTTCATATCTATCATGAAGAACACAG AGAGAAAGGTTCTTGTCTGCATAAGTGTTTCTTAGAAATGATGTCCAGGAATGTTATTCCCGCTGCCTGTCATATCCAGG GTACCTTATTTTCTGAAGAGCGATGTACAGTTTTTGCCTTGAGCTACATTGACAAATGCTGGGAAATATACAGAGCTTTTTGTAGACCGAGTACCAAACCTCCATTTGAACCCACAATGAAAATGAGGCACTTCCTTTGGATGTTGAAT GATTTTAAACTTCTCAGCAAACAATTAACTGCTTCAAAACTTGTGGAAATACTTGTCAAAGACGGTCCCTCTCTACACGATAGCAACAGTACCAATCTGGAGCCAGAG TTGGTTTTTCTTGAATTTGTTGAAGCTCTTCTTGATTGTGCATCAGTGTATGTTACCAGCAACATGATTAAGGAGCAAGTAGCTCGTGATAATGAGAAAAGAAGTAGCTTTAGAATTGAGAGTCTGTCAGAGGGAACCACAAATGTGTCTCCATACCCAGAATATTCTCTGTCCCAG